In a single window of the Melioribacteraceae bacterium genome:
- a CDS encoding DUF362 domain-containing protein produces the protein MKRRDFLKSTGIIAGAGVVIPGVYGSVYAKTSYINNSFDLVAIKGGEPDAMFDESIKQLGGMSSFVKKNQTVVIKPNIGWDASPERGANTHPKLVKRVIEQCYNAGAKEVYVFDHTCDDWRKCYTNSGIEKAVSDAKGKMVPGNSESYYQDVEIKAGKSLKKAKVHELILQSDVFINIPILKNHGSTKVSLSMKNLMGAVWDRRFWHSNDLSQCIADYAAFNKKPSLNIVDGYYVMKRNGPRGVSVDDVVLMKSQILSTDIVSADSASAKIFGVEPSDISHIKIANSMGLGKMDLNSLNIKRITL, from the coding sequence ATGAAGAGAAGAGATTTCTTGAAAAGTACCGGTATTATTGCTGGGGCAGGAGTAGTTATTCCTGGCGTGTATGGAAGTGTGTATGCAAAAACCAGTTATATAAATAACAGTTTTGACCTTGTGGCAATCAAGGGGGGTGAACCAGATGCCATGTTTGATGAATCAATAAAACAACTTGGCGGGATGAGTTCATTTGTTAAGAAGAATCAGACGGTAGTTATAAAACCAAATATTGGATGGGATGCTTCCCCCGAGAGAGGAGCTAATACTCATCCTAAATTAGTTAAGAGAGTAATAGAACAATGTTATAATGCCGGAGCAAAGGAAGTGTACGTTTTTGATCATACATGTGACGATTGGCGAAAGTGTTATACAAACAGTGGTATAGAAAAAGCAGTAAGTGATGCCAAAGGTAAAATGGTTCCAGGGAATAGTGAAAGTTATTACCAAGATGTTGAGATAAAAGCGGGCAAATCATTAAAGAAAGCTAAAGTTCATGAATTAATTTTACAATCTGATGTGTTTATTAATATTCCAATACTAAAAAATCATGGCTCAACAAAGGTCTCATTATCAATGAAAAATTTAATGGGCGCTGTATGGGATAGAAGATTTTGGCATAGCAATGATTTAAGCCAATGTATTGCCGATTATGCCGCGTTTAATAAAAAACCTTCTCTCAATATTGTTGATGGTTACTATGTAATGAAACGTAATGGACCCCGGGGCGTTTCTGTTGATGATGTTGTGTTGATGAAATCTCAAATTCTTTCAACAGATATTGTATCCGCAGATTCAGCTTCAGCTAAAATTTTTGGCGTTGAGCCATCAGATATTAGCCATATAAAAATCGCTAACAGTATGGGTCTTGGCAAAATGGATTTGAATTCTCTAAATATTAAAAGAATTACACTATAG
- a CDS encoding 4Fe-4S dicluster domain-containing protein codes for MRQSNFRLLRIIISILFFIPTTYILIDFYGLVPGDVKKWILFLQFTPSVLNFITIGTLSITGFIIILALTFLFGRVYCSSVCPLGVLQDIINYFSKKIKKRKKKFIFVKENKLLRYSLLALTIIPIFFGINTFLVLLDPYSLYGRIAGNFALPILAFSNNGVAYILEQFNNYSVYPHDIQKFNIVPFAIVFSFFGLIAYLSFKHGRLYCNTICPVGTLLGIISKYSLFKIRIKEEECLSCGACARDCKAECIDSRTKIIDTSRCIACFDCIPSCPTEGITFSLKSSASSSDDSINNSKRNFLTKTSIYLLSLSAIGASVQKKIKITKPSTIPVFKENAVSPPGSFSLDKFNGKCTACHLCVTACPTQVLQPSFLEYGFTGMLQPHLDNSAGYCNFDCTICSDVCPTGAIIPITRNDKHLAQIGIAKFIKENCVVHTQKTDCGACSEHCPTKAVHMIPYEVKGLVIPEVREEYCIGCGACEFACPTIPYKSIYIEGNSIHKTAKKNVEEKKLEKVNMDEDFPF; via the coding sequence ATGAGACAATCAAATTTTAGACTATTACGAATAATTATCTCAATATTATTTTTTATTCCCACAACATATATCCTAATCGATTTTTATGGATTGGTCCCGGGCGATGTTAAAAAATGGATATTATTCCTTCAGTTTACTCCATCTGTTCTAAATTTCATAACAATTGGTACGTTAAGTATAACTGGATTTATAATTATACTTGCTCTTACTTTTTTATTCGGCAGAGTTTATTGCTCAAGTGTATGCCCCTTGGGAGTACTTCAGGATATCATTAATTATTTCTCAAAAAAAATTAAGAAGCGAAAAAAAAAATTCATTTTTGTTAAAGAAAATAAGCTATTAAGATATTCCCTTTTAGCCCTCACAATTATTCCCATTTTTTTTGGGATTAATACTTTTCTCGTACTACTCGATCCCTATAGTTTATATGGTAGAATTGCCGGAAACTTTGCACTCCCCATCTTAGCATTTTCAAATAACGGTGTAGCATATATTCTTGAACAGTTTAATAATTATTCTGTTTATCCTCATGATATTCAAAAATTTAATATTGTCCCCTTTGCTATAGTATTTTCATTTTTCGGACTTATAGCATATTTGTCGTTTAAACATGGGAGATTGTATTGTAACACTATTTGTCCAGTAGGCACTTTATTGGGGATAATTTCAAAGTATTCACTATTTAAGATCAGAATAAAAGAAGAAGAATGTTTAAGCTGCGGTGCTTGCGCAAGAGACTGTAAGGCGGAATGTATTGACAGCAGAACAAAAATTATTGATACTTCCAGATGTATTGCTTGTTTCGATTGTATTCCGTCATGCCCCACAGAGGGGATTACTTTTTCATTAAAAAGTAGCGCTAGTTCAAGTGATGATTCAATAAATAACTCAAAGCGAAATTTTCTAACCAAGACTTCTATCTATTTATTATCTCTTTCTGCAATTGGAGCAAGTGTTCAGAAAAAAATTAAAATCACAAAACCAAGCACTATTCCGGTATTCAAGGAAAACGCCGTTTCACCCCCAGGATCATTTAGTTTGGATAAGTTCAACGGTAAATGCACTGCATGCCATTTATGCGTAACTGCCTGCCCAACTCAGGTTCTGCAACCCTCCTTTTTGGAGTATGGATTTACAGGAATGCTTCAGCCACATTTAGATAATAGTGCAGGTTACTGCAATTTCGACTGCACGATATGTAGCGATGTTTGTCCTACAGGAGCAATAATTCCAATTACAAGAAATGATAAACATCTTGCTCAAATTGGAATTGCAAAATTTATAAAAGAGAACTGCGTAGTTCATACACAAAAAACAGATTGCGGGGCATGTTCGGAACATTGCCCAACAAAAGCTGTGCACATGATTCCGTACGAAGTTAAAGGATTAGTAATTCCTGAAGTTAGAGAAGAATATTGCATAGGATGCGGAGCTTGTGAGTTTGCATGCCCAACCATCCCATATAAATCAATTTATATAGAGGGTAACAGCATTCATAAAACAGCAAAGAAAAATGTGGAGGAGAAAAAGCTTGAGAAAGTTAATATGGATGAGGACTTCCCATTTTAA
- a CDS encoding DUF1028 domain-containing protein, translating into MKSLIVISLFLLSFSNINCQIYKSDTPFAHTYSIVAYDPTNGDMGVAVQSHWFAVGTIVSWGEAGVGAIATQSFVNPSFGPRGLELLKLGKSAQQVLDELINSDEGREFRQLAIIDSKGTAASFTGSKCIQPAGNIVGKYFSVQANLMSNDKVWPAMKNTFENSKGDLAERMLAALEAAEKEGGDIRGKQSAALLVVRGKSTGNLWEDRKIDLRIDDSENPLPEMRRLLNVHRAYQFMNEGDLAVEKDDMDEAMKQYSSAMKMFPDNLEMKYWTAVALANKGDLEKALPLFKEIFVKGNNWRELTPRLLPNGLLKVSPDVLKKILE; encoded by the coding sequence ATGAAATCGTTAATAGTCATCTCATTATTCTTATTATCATTCAGTAACATTAATTGTCAAATATATAAATCGGATACCCCCTTCGCTCATACTTATTCAATAGTTGCTTACGATCCCACAAATGGAGATATGGGTGTTGCTGTTCAATCTCATTGGTTCGCAGTTGGAACAATTGTAAGCTGGGGAGAGGCAGGAGTTGGGGCAATTGCAACTCAATCATTTGTTAATCCATCATTTGGACCGAGAGGATTGGAATTATTGAAGCTTGGAAAATCCGCTCAGCAAGTTCTGGATGAATTAATAAATAGTGATGAGGGGCGTGAGTTTAGACAATTAGCGATAATTGATTCTAAAGGAACTGCCGCATCATTCACCGGCTCAAAATGTATTCAGCCAGCTGGTAATATTGTAGGAAAGTATTTCTCTGTTCAGGCTAATTTAATGAGTAACGATAAAGTTTGGCCCGCAATGAAAAATACATTCGAAAATTCTAAAGGTGATTTAGCAGAAAGAATGCTTGCTGCTCTTGAAGCGGCAGAAAAAGAAGGGGGAGATATTAGAGGGAAACAATCGGCAGCTCTTTTAGTTGTTCGGGGAAAATCGACCGGTAATTTATGGGAAGATCGCAAAATTGATTTAAGAATTGATGACTCTGAAAATCCGTTACCTGAAATGAGAAGATTATTAAATGTTCATCGCGCGTATCAATTTATGAATGAAGGGGACCTGGCAGTGGAAAAAGATGACATGGATGAGGCGATGAAACAATATTCATCTGCTATGAAGATGTTTCCGGATAATCTTGAAATGAAATATTGGACCGCCGTCGCACTCGCCAATAAAGGTGATTTAGAAAAAGCATTACCCTTATTTAAGGAGATTTTTGTGAAAGGAAATAACTGGAGAGAATTAACCCCACGATTGTTGCCAAATGGACTATTGAAAGTCAGCCCAGATGTATTAAAAAAAATATTGGAATAA
- a CDS encoding FKBP-type peptidyl-prolyl cis-trans isomerase: MRLMKIIVLLLTVISITTAQNNSKNKKSEKIMFKTLEDSISYSIGQNIGASLKDPAMNIKFDMVFKGLQDAIDGKSELTPEEQQVVMNKFNQKLMSARAAQTNAVKDKNKKIGEAFLANNKTKEGVATTASGLQYKVIKEGTGAQPTDTSKVTVHYKGTLIDGTVFDSSYDRGEPITFPLNGVIKGWTEGVQLMKVGSKFEFYIPSELAYGDTGAGQVIEPGAVLIFEVELLSFE; encoded by the coding sequence ATGAGATTGATGAAAATCATAGTTCTCTTACTAACAGTAATAAGCATAACAACAGCACAAAATAATTCTAAAAACAAAAAATCAGAGAAAATAATGTTTAAAACCCTCGAAGACTCGATAAGCTACTCAATTGGTCAAAATATTGGTGCATCATTAAAAGATCCAGCAATGAATATAAAATTTGATATGGTTTTTAAAGGATTGCAAGATGCAATTGATGGTAAATCCGAATTAACCCCCGAAGAACAACAAGTTGTTATGAACAAATTTAATCAAAAACTTATGAGCGCAAGAGCAGCTCAGACAAATGCTGTTAAAGATAAGAACAAAAAAATTGGTGAGGCGTTTTTAGCTAACAACAAAACTAAAGAAGGAGTTGCTACTACTGCCAGCGGATTGCAATATAAAGTAATAAAAGAAGGTACAGGAGCTCAACCTACAGATACAAGCAAAGTAACCGTTCATTATAAAGGTACATTGATTGATGGAACTGTCTTCGATAGCTCTTATGATAGAGGCGAGCCAATCACATTCCCATTAAATGGCGTTATTAAAGGTTGGACCGAAGGTGTTCAATTAATGAAGGTTGGCAGTAAATTTGAATTTTATATTCCTTCTGAATTGGCTTATGGCGATACAGGCGCCGGACAGGTAATAGAGCCGGGAGCAGTATTAATATTTGAAGTTGAATTACTGAGCTTTGAATAA
- a CDS encoding YhcH/YjgK/YiaL family protein, translating to MIYDNIKNISLYENLGERIKKGLKYLSETNFNDLESGTYDIEGTDIYSIVSEYNTKPFSAAKWEAHKNYIDIQYMVSGKEKMGFAHQTNMAVIQEYNKVKDVMLLKGEGNYLIVDEKQFVIFFPTDVHMPSVAVNIPKPVKKVVVKVRVDEVIEETAENLDNKTEVIENTPEENNPE from the coding sequence ATGATTTACGATAATATCAAAAATATTTCTCTATACGAGAATTTAGGGGAACGGATAAAAAAAGGATTGAAATATCTTTCCGAAACAAATTTTAATGATCTCGAGAGTGGAACTTACGATATTGAAGGAACTGATATTTACTCCATTGTAAGTGAGTATAATACCAAACCATTTAGCGCCGCAAAATGGGAAGCGCATAAAAATTATATCGATATTCAGTATATGGTTAGTGGTAAGGAAAAGATGGGTTTTGCTCATCAAACAAATATGGCTGTGATTCAAGAATATAATAAGGTAAAAGATGTAATGTTATTAAAGGGAGAGGGTAACTATTTGATTGTTGATGAAAAACAATTTGTGATATTTTTCCCTACAGATGTACACATGCCTTCTGTTGCGGTTAATATCCCCAAACCGGTTAAGAAAGTTGTGGTTAAGGTTAGAGTTGATGAAGTGATTGAAGAAACAGCGGAAAACTTGGACAATAAAACGGAAGTTATAGAAAATACACCGGAAGAAAATAACCCAGAGTAA
- a CDS encoding outer membrane beta-barrel protein, whose protein sequence is MKKIAIALFLILVTVSVSAQNTSVSLGPIIGFAKGADTEGSVTYSGALRINLGGFGVEGSIGYQSDSYTESELTTKSYPIMLTAQMNLISVLYGQAGIAWYNTKIDFKDPLTNVTRNESQNKVGYHAGVGAQLDMGSYILTGDIKYIFLDLELDSLLDIKDAKSNYSLMSVGILLKL, encoded by the coding sequence ATGAAAAAAATAGCTATAGCATTATTCCTAATTTTGGTAACAGTCTCTGTTTCTGCGCAAAATACTTCAGTTTCATTAGGTCCAATAATTGGATTTGCCAAAGGGGCAGATACCGAAGGTTCTGTAACATACTCTGGTGCTTTGAGAATTAATTTGGGTGGATTTGGAGTTGAAGGATCAATTGGTTATCAATCGGATAGCTACACGGAAAGTGAACTTACCACTAAATCCTACCCAATAATGTTGACCGCACAGATGAACTTAATCTCAGTTTTATATGGTCAAGCAGGAATTGCATGGTACAATACAAAAATTGATTTTAAGGATCCATTGACAAATGTTACACGTAATGAATCTCAAAACAAAGTTGGATATCATGCTGGCGTTGGGGCACAGTTGGATATGGGTAGCTATATTCTCACGGGAGATATTAAATATATATTTCTTGATCTAGAACTTGATTCTTTATTGGATATAAAAGATGCTAAAAGCAATTATTCATTAATGAGCGTTGGAATTTTACTTAAATTATAG
- a CDS encoding CocE/NonD family hydrolase, whose amino-acid sequence MKKVLLILFLFNIINIAQTVEWIKENYSKSEYRIEMRDGIKLFTAVYTPKDTSRTYPIIMVRTPYTCSPYGIENYSRNISPNEQLAKEGNIFVFQDVRGKFMSEGEFVNMRPYIPNKKNNEIDETTDTYDTIDWLINNIKYNNGNVGIWGISYPGFYAAMSLIDAHPALKAVSPQAPISDWFIGDDMHHNGAFSLAMSFNFFKSFDQPRDSLTTKWKSIDPYASPDMYNFFLKLGSVSNINKKYFHEKLPFWNSIVKHGNYDEFWQSRNNLPHFSNVKPASLIVGGWYDSEDLYGPLNIYKSIEEKNSVNNNYLVMGPWSHGGWSRSDGSTFGDFKFLQNTSEYYNKNILTPFFNYYLKGEGSLNIPEVVTYRTGSNEWVSYDNYPSSTKISSTLYLSESQKLKWEASTNKEIRCDEYVSDPKKPVPYTARFHDSQQMYNRTYMSEDQRFASSRPDVLVYETSELEGDLTISGPITADLYVSTSGTDSDWIVKIIDVLPDDTKNESGQNTAEMGGYQRLIRFEIMRGKFRNSMENPEPFEPNKITQVKFNLNDIDHTFKKGHKIMVQIQSSFFPFFDRNPQKFVDIYNAGDDDFQKAVNRVYFSEQYPSSINFSIIK is encoded by the coding sequence ATGAAAAAAGTTTTATTGATTCTCTTTTTATTCAATATAATAAATATTGCTCAAACTGTTGAATGGATAAAAGAGAATTATTCCAAAAGTGAATATCGAATAGAAATGAGAGATGGAATAAAACTTTTTACCGCGGTTTATACACCAAAAGATACATCCAGAACATATCCGATAATAATGGTTAGAACTCCATATACATGTTCACCATATGGAATTGAAAATTATTCCCGTAATATTTCTCCAAATGAACAACTCGCCAAAGAGGGAAATATTTTTGTATTTCAGGATGTGAGAGGTAAATTCATGAGTGAAGGGGAGTTCGTAAATATGCGTCCGTATATCCCTAATAAGAAAAATAATGAGATTGATGAAACAACCGATACTTACGATACAATTGACTGGCTTATAAATAATATAAAATATAATAATGGGAATGTGGGGATATGGGGAATCTCTTATCCTGGATTTTATGCGGCGATGAGTTTAATTGATGCACACCCGGCGCTCAAAGCTGTATCTCCACAAGCTCCAATATCAGATTGGTTTATTGGTGATGATATGCACCATAACGGCGCATTCTCTTTGGCAATGTCATTTAATTTTTTCAAGTCATTTGATCAGCCACGCGATTCTTTAACAACTAAATGGAAATCTATTGATCCATATGCGTCACCTGATATGTATAATTTTTTTCTGAAACTAGGATCGGTTTCTAATATTAATAAAAAGTATTTTCATGAAAAACTGCCATTCTGGAATTCGATAGTTAAACATGGTAACTACGATGAGTTTTGGCAATCGAGAAACAATCTTCCTCATTTTAGTAATGTAAAACCGGCATCCCTAATAGTTGGAGGATGGTACGATTCGGAAGACTTATATGGTCCCTTAAATATTTATAAATCAATTGAAGAGAAGAATTCGGTAAATAACAATTATCTCGTAATGGGTCCATGGAGCCACGGTGGCTGGTCGCGTAGTGATGGTTCTACCTTTGGCGATTTTAAATTCCTCCAAAATACTAGTGAATATTATAACAAAAATATTCTTACTCCATTCTTCAATTATTATTTGAAGGGGGAGGGATCTTTGAATATTCCTGAAGTTGTAACTTATAGAACGGGGAGCAACGAATGGGTTTCGTACGATAATTATCCATCCTCCACAAAAATTAGTTCAACACTTTATTTGAGTGAGTCGCAAAAATTAAAATGGGAAGCTTCGACAAATAAAGAGATTAGATGCGATGAATATGTTAGTGATCCAAAGAAACCAGTTCCTTATACTGCACGATTTCATGATTCACAGCAAATGTATAATAGAACATACATGAGTGAGGATCAGAGATTTGCTTCATCACGCCCAGATGTACTTGTTTATGAAACATCTGAGCTGGAGGGTGATCTTACTATTTCGGGACCAATAACAGCAGACCTGTATGTATCCACTTCCGGCACTGATTCCGATTGGATTGTAAAAATTATAGATGTCTTACCTGACGATACAAAAAATGAATCCGGACAAAACACAGCTGAAATGGGTGGATATCAGAGATTAATACGTTTTGAAATAATGAGAGGTAAATTCAGAAACAGCATGGAAAATCCGGAACCGTTTGAACCCAATAAAATTACTCAGGTAAAATTTAATTTGAACGACATTGATCATACTTTCAAAAAGGGGCATAAAATTATGGTACAAATTCAGAGCAGCTTTTTCCCTTTCTTTGATAGAAATCCTCAGAAGTTTGTTGATATATATAACGCCGGCGATGACGATTTTCAGAAAGCCGTAAACCGAGTTTATTTCTCCGAACAATATCCGTCATCCATTAACTTTTCAATAATTAAATAG